A genomic stretch from Asterias rubens chromosome 19, eAstRub1.3, whole genome shotgun sequence includes:
- the LOC117302939 gene encoding uncharacterized protein LOC117302939 isoform X2: protein MFMNWKVPTRLIVDEPSYKQQKERLLLDSKQRFYEDINGNRKYASPSNNVLKEVGKLREMDHKLLPSRRSHRTSTTHHVPPYGMFKQSREKDIIDEELKAASIGGIRKVATPGAPKLPAMPFSQSHQGGTDIKSQMSRNLKPRAMPAAQDWLKTAGMSQTKIINNAMQAADIDRTLNRALQPDSKKAVEKWLSTANERDREVAIEFFGSLAGSKLMGAKEIISSHQLHTDGKGQGTCKICDGSKLQDVMDALKKGKPVASVTLNKGCKQPSHNERRIQLLTPYTRSHKDEFQTWHHLPVFKHNGPVSNTIALFTRPHRPIPRHFTIHPEWD from the exons ATGTTCATGAACTGGAAGGTTCCAACTCGTCTTATTGTGGATGAGCCTTCTTATAAGCAGCAGAAAGAGCGGCTACTACTGGACAGCAAGCAGCGCTTCTACGAGGACATTAACGGCAATCGGAAAT ATGCCAGCCCCAGCAACAATGTCTTGAAGGAAGTGGGCAAACTCCGTGAGATGGACCACAAGCTCCTGCCATCTCGAAGGTCCCATAGGACCTCAACCACCCATCACGTGCCGCCGTACGGGATGTTCAAACAATCCAGGGAAAAGGACATCATTGATGAGGAACTGAAGGCAGCGTCCATAGGTGGAATCAGGAAGGTGGCGACTCCTGGAG CTCCAAAGTTGCCTGCCATGCCTTTCTCACAGTCTCATCAAGGTGGCACTGACATCAAGTCCCAG ATGTCTCGTAACTTGAAGCCCAGAGCCATGCCTGCCGCTCAGGACTGGCTCAAGACAGCCGGTATGAGCCAGACCAAGATTATCAACAATGCCATGCAGGCTGCCGATATAGACAGGACCCTCAACAGGGCGCTTCAACCTGATTCCAAGAAGGCTGTGGAGAAATGGCTGTCCACAGCTAACGAGCGAG ATCGCGAGGTGGCCATTGAGTTTTTCGGTTCCCTCGCTGGCAGCAAGTTGATGGGAGCTAAAGAGATCATTTCAAGTCACCAGCTCCACACCGACGGCAAAGGACAGGGTACTTGCAAGATTTGTGATGGAAGCAAACTGCAAGACGTCATGGATGCCCTCAAAAA GGGGAAACCTGTTGCCTCTGTGACACTCAACAAAGGTTGCAAACAGCCGAGTCACAACGAACGCCGAATCCAACTCCTCACACCCTACACACGGAGCCACAAAGACGAGTTCCAGACCTGGCACCACCTCCCTGTGTTCAAGCACAACGGACCTGTCTCAAACACCATTGCGCTGTTTACACGCCCCCATCGACCAATcccaagacactttaccatccATCCAGAATGGGATTAG
- the LOC117302937 gene encoding uncharacterized protein LOC117302937 isoform X1 gives MEDALAQKYDRIQQFATRDWLGPRSVSLSRLERLQANVYDMTPTSSKILRPSSGSSSRKVYTELDTAPPLATKSHLATATAWGSNASIPELIKQQGERQSTRQTSNQGPRRPLSGHKVPPSPTHQRNQRRPSATESGKDTGDSSQRRLNAFINVKGAKYDPKSRPPSGRGSRQTTGTALAELMLGVEDLSKMDVESTLEEFIRNQPSPGKLDLARLSAAFGDHPSLIAPPPVPRGSPNPDDEEAYLEGEGMASEGGDNARQESPYREIFVNQPGVPQLLRRPTPEPVRLSMTIPGMGEDSEEEEDDADEQENWSDLDRSDNKSSPNRTQPDLELQSVTSEVLTQLDDAPGSPILPPYRDQPTPLNTDSQIRIVPTHSTETKNELDDGQKRDPFEKSRGKHSVHIAEERNVTIDITPRDILKPYIPRPPLEKRRPQSAVTNRNQNDSDLNDKSIASRTSSRPATARPKSSRPRVARVGVEYGDTVDHSHREDGAPARLHMRRAEVETMMSRMELTDEESNDDVRPVRQVSQSSLSKNYYELSREASSGNPQQGAVLTTKTIRLGESGLMEQKSVSVIKQASEPFRSALHRQEKSGKETEGKKLKSGSDEDSSQKTHSAVRRPMKATNSVKIASPGRPESRMGYRHGDTDVSTTPGEGAEGKAKPEAIATARRVSTRPASAPIKRRDAETLSGRKSPGKTSRRPHSAKPPTNVGTDGKSSAIVTTTPKKRFVDYKRNREAVKALRDGSLKKEKKFTKQVVAVEEPKPVFWYPKKPVSESSEEEEPMVIPLSVQEQEMETMHQKLLERGVNVSAQTLARGLLPPTQRGYDDCVADLPQKTSLGLLNQPEAWLGNLFRKYKLAERALVRANDRMTLQSEMEAKRAARPPRSKKKKSTGTKKQKTKAWFSRNVEDVMHSIKHLDSSRERISLMTVTCNSPRDVR, from the exons ATGGAAGATGCCCTAGCTCAAAAGTATGATCGAATTCAGCAGTTTGCTACGCgg GACTGGTTGGGCCCGAGAAGTGTTTCTCTGTCAAGGCTGGAAAGGCTCCAAGCGAATGTGTACGACATGACGCCAACCTCATCAAAAATTCTGCGCCCATCTTCCGGAAGTTCCAGCCGTAAAGTGTACACTGAGTTGGATACAGCACCACCTCTAGCTACCAAGTCACATCTTGCCACAGCAACAGCTTG GGGTAGCAATGCCTCCATCCCTGAACTCATAAAGCAACAAGGGGAACGTCAAAGCACTCGTCAGACTAGCAACCAGGGCCCCCGTCGCCCCTTGAGTGGGCATAAGGTACCACCCAGTCCAACCCATCAGCGAAATCAGAGGAGGCCATCTGCTACTGAGAGTGGTAAAGATACCGGTGACTCATCACAGCGCAGGCTGAATGCATTTATAAACG TAAAAGGAGCTAAGTATGACCCTAAGAGTAGACCGCCGAGTGGCAGAGGATCGAGACAAACGACAGGGACAGCCCTGGCTGAGCTGATGCTTGGTGTGGAGGATCTCAGCAAGATGGACGTGGAGAGCACTCTGGAAGAATTCATCAGAAATCAACCTAGTCCAGGAAAACTTGATCTTG CCAGACTCTCTGCTGCATTTGGGGACCATCCATCACTGATTGCTCCTCCCCCTGTGCCACGGGGCTCACCTAATCCAGATGATGAGGAGGCATACCTTGAAGGAGAGGGCATGGCATCAGAGGGTGGAGACAACGCAAGGCAGGAGTCCCCCTATAGAGAAATCTTCGTTAATCAG cCAGGAGTTCCGCAGCTTCTGAGACGCCCCACCCCTGAACCTGTAAGGTTGTCTATGACAATACCTGGCATGGGTGAAGATAGTGAGGAAGAAGAGGATGATGCTGATGAACAGGAGAACTGGAGCGATCTAGACAG gtcTGACAATAAGTCGTCTCCCAACAGAACACAACCTGATCTTGAGCTTCAAAGTGTCACAAGTGAAGTGTTAACTCAACTTGACGATGCCCCAGGTAGTCCCATTTTACCCCCTTATAGGGACCAACCTACACCCCTAAATACCGACAGTCAAATCAGGATTGTTCCAACGCACTCGACTGAAACAAAGAACGAGTTGGATGATGGTCAAAAGAGGGACCCCTTTGAGAAATCCAGAGGCAAACATTCTGTTCACATAGCCGAGGAGCGTAATGTGACCATCGACATAACACCCCGCGACATTTTGAAACCTTACATTCCCCGCCCGCCTCTTGAAAAGCGACGACCACAAAGTGCTGTGACAAATAGAAACCAGAATGACTCTGATCTGAATGACAAAAGCATCGCATCCCGAACATCTTCAAGACCAGCTACTGCCAGACCAAAGTCATCAAGACCCAGGGTTGCAAGAGTTGGAGTGGAGTATGGCGACACTGTGGATCATTCCCATAGAGAGGATGGAGCGCCAGCCCGATTGCATATGAGGAGAGCTGAAGTTGAAACAATGATGTCTCGGATGGAGTTAACTGATGAGGAGTCAAACGACGATGTCAGACCGGTGAGACAGGTGTCTCAGTCCTCCCTGAGCAAGAACTACTACGAGTTGTCGAGGGAAGCATCCAGCGGTAATCCCCAACAAGGCGCGGTGTTGACGACCAAGACAATCCGGCTGGGTGAGAGCGGACTGATGGAGCAGAAATCGGTGTCAGTGATCAAGCAAGCATCTGAGCCGTTTCGGTCTGCTCTGCATCGTCAAGAAAAAAGTGGGAAAGAGACGGAAGGGAAGAAACTGAAATCTGGAAGTGACGAGGACAGCTCTCAAAAGACACACAGTGCTGTTCGAAGACCAATGAAGGCAACAAACTCA GTTAAGATAGCTTCTCCAGGGAGGCCTGAGTCCAGAATGGGTTACAGACACGGTGATACAGATGTCAGCACAACCCCTGGGGAGGGAGCAGAGGGGAAAGCTAAACCCGAAGCAATTGCTACAGCTAGGAGG GTGTCTACCAGACCGGCCTCGGCCCCGATTAAAAGACGTGACGCAGAAACATTGTCTGGAAGGAAAAGTCCAGGCAAGACCAGCCGACGACCACACTCAGCAAAACCACCAACAAAT GTGGGGACTGACGGAAAGTCAAGTGCAATTGTCACAACAACTCCAAAGAAGCG GTTTGTTGACTACAAGAGGAATAGAGAGGCAGTAAAAGCTCTAAGAGATGGGTCGTTGAAAAAGGAGAAGAAATTCACAAAGCAAG TTGTTGCCGTTGAGGAGCCTAAGCCAGTCTTCTGGTATCCCAAGAAACCGGTCTCGGAGTCCTCTGAAGAAGAGGAACCAAtg GTAATACCACTGAGTGTACAAGAGCAAGAAATGGAGACCATGCATCAAAAATTGTTAGAGCGAGGCGTCAATGTTTCCGCCCAAACCCTGGCAAG GGGACTTTTACCACCCACACAAAGAGGATATGATGACTGCGTAGCAGACCTGCCACAAAAAACCTCCCTCGG CTTACTGAATCAGCCCGAAGCCTGGCTCGGAAATCTCTTTCGGAAGTACAAGTTAGCGGAGAGGGCATTAG TAAGAGCCAATGATCGTATGACCTTGCAGTCTGAGATGGAGGCTAAGAGGGCCGCCCGACCGCCACGgagcaagaagaagaaaagcaCCG
- the LOC117302937 gene encoding uncharacterized protein LOC117302937 isoform X2 — MTPTSSKILRPSSGSSSRKVYTELDTAPPLATKSHLATATAWGSNASIPELIKQQGERQSTRQTSNQGPRRPLSGHKVPPSPTHQRNQRRPSATESGKDTGDSSQRRLNAFINVKGAKYDPKSRPPSGRGSRQTTGTALAELMLGVEDLSKMDVESTLEEFIRNQPSPGKLDLARLSAAFGDHPSLIAPPPVPRGSPNPDDEEAYLEGEGMASEGGDNARQESPYREIFVNQPGVPQLLRRPTPEPVRLSMTIPGMGEDSEEEEDDADEQENWSDLDRSDNKSSPNRTQPDLELQSVTSEVLTQLDDAPGSPILPPYRDQPTPLNTDSQIRIVPTHSTETKNELDDGQKRDPFEKSRGKHSVHIAEERNVTIDITPRDILKPYIPRPPLEKRRPQSAVTNRNQNDSDLNDKSIASRTSSRPATARPKSSRPRVARVGVEYGDTVDHSHREDGAPARLHMRRAEVETMMSRMELTDEESNDDVRPVRQVSQSSLSKNYYELSREASSGNPQQGAVLTTKTIRLGESGLMEQKSVSVIKQASEPFRSALHRQEKSGKETEGKKLKSGSDEDSSQKTHSAVRRPMKATNSVKIASPGRPESRMGYRHGDTDVSTTPGEGAEGKAKPEAIATARRVSTRPASAPIKRRDAETLSGRKSPGKTSRRPHSAKPPTNVGTDGKSSAIVTTTPKKRFVDYKRNREAVKALRDGSLKKEKKFTKQVVAVEEPKPVFWYPKKPVSESSEEEEPMVIPLSVQEQEMETMHQKLLERGVNVSAQTLARGLLPPTQRGYDDCVADLPQKTSLGLLNQPEAWLGNLFRKYKLAERALVRANDRMTLQSEMEAKRAARPPRSKKKKSTGTKKQKTKAWFSRNVEDVMHSIKHLDSSRERISLMTVTCNSPRDVR, encoded by the exons ATGACGCCAACCTCATCAAAAATTCTGCGCCCATCTTCCGGAAGTTCCAGCCGTAAAGTGTACACTGAGTTGGATACAGCACCACCTCTAGCTACCAAGTCACATCTTGCCACAGCAACAGCTTG GGGTAGCAATGCCTCCATCCCTGAACTCATAAAGCAACAAGGGGAACGTCAAAGCACTCGTCAGACTAGCAACCAGGGCCCCCGTCGCCCCTTGAGTGGGCATAAGGTACCACCCAGTCCAACCCATCAGCGAAATCAGAGGAGGCCATCTGCTACTGAGAGTGGTAAAGATACCGGTGACTCATCACAGCGCAGGCTGAATGCATTTATAAACG TAAAAGGAGCTAAGTATGACCCTAAGAGTAGACCGCCGAGTGGCAGAGGATCGAGACAAACGACAGGGACAGCCCTGGCTGAGCTGATGCTTGGTGTGGAGGATCTCAGCAAGATGGACGTGGAGAGCACTCTGGAAGAATTCATCAGAAATCAACCTAGTCCAGGAAAACTTGATCTTG CCAGACTCTCTGCTGCATTTGGGGACCATCCATCACTGATTGCTCCTCCCCCTGTGCCACGGGGCTCACCTAATCCAGATGATGAGGAGGCATACCTTGAAGGAGAGGGCATGGCATCAGAGGGTGGAGACAACGCAAGGCAGGAGTCCCCCTATAGAGAAATCTTCGTTAATCAG cCAGGAGTTCCGCAGCTTCTGAGACGCCCCACCCCTGAACCTGTAAGGTTGTCTATGACAATACCTGGCATGGGTGAAGATAGTGAGGAAGAAGAGGATGATGCTGATGAACAGGAGAACTGGAGCGATCTAGACAG gtcTGACAATAAGTCGTCTCCCAACAGAACACAACCTGATCTTGAGCTTCAAAGTGTCACAAGTGAAGTGTTAACTCAACTTGACGATGCCCCAGGTAGTCCCATTTTACCCCCTTATAGGGACCAACCTACACCCCTAAATACCGACAGTCAAATCAGGATTGTTCCAACGCACTCGACTGAAACAAAGAACGAGTTGGATGATGGTCAAAAGAGGGACCCCTTTGAGAAATCCAGAGGCAAACATTCTGTTCACATAGCCGAGGAGCGTAATGTGACCATCGACATAACACCCCGCGACATTTTGAAACCTTACATTCCCCGCCCGCCTCTTGAAAAGCGACGACCACAAAGTGCTGTGACAAATAGAAACCAGAATGACTCTGATCTGAATGACAAAAGCATCGCATCCCGAACATCTTCAAGACCAGCTACTGCCAGACCAAAGTCATCAAGACCCAGGGTTGCAAGAGTTGGAGTGGAGTATGGCGACACTGTGGATCATTCCCATAGAGAGGATGGAGCGCCAGCCCGATTGCATATGAGGAGAGCTGAAGTTGAAACAATGATGTCTCGGATGGAGTTAACTGATGAGGAGTCAAACGACGATGTCAGACCGGTGAGACAGGTGTCTCAGTCCTCCCTGAGCAAGAACTACTACGAGTTGTCGAGGGAAGCATCCAGCGGTAATCCCCAACAAGGCGCGGTGTTGACGACCAAGACAATCCGGCTGGGTGAGAGCGGACTGATGGAGCAGAAATCGGTGTCAGTGATCAAGCAAGCATCTGAGCCGTTTCGGTCTGCTCTGCATCGTCAAGAAAAAAGTGGGAAAGAGACGGAAGGGAAGAAACTGAAATCTGGAAGTGACGAGGACAGCTCTCAAAAGACACACAGTGCTGTTCGAAGACCAATGAAGGCAACAAACTCA GTTAAGATAGCTTCTCCAGGGAGGCCTGAGTCCAGAATGGGTTACAGACACGGTGATACAGATGTCAGCACAACCCCTGGGGAGGGAGCAGAGGGGAAAGCTAAACCCGAAGCAATTGCTACAGCTAGGAGG GTGTCTACCAGACCGGCCTCGGCCCCGATTAAAAGACGTGACGCAGAAACATTGTCTGGAAGGAAAAGTCCAGGCAAGACCAGCCGACGACCACACTCAGCAAAACCACCAACAAAT GTGGGGACTGACGGAAAGTCAAGTGCAATTGTCACAACAACTCCAAAGAAGCG GTTTGTTGACTACAAGAGGAATAGAGAGGCAGTAAAAGCTCTAAGAGATGGGTCGTTGAAAAAGGAGAAGAAATTCACAAAGCAAG TTGTTGCCGTTGAGGAGCCTAAGCCAGTCTTCTGGTATCCCAAGAAACCGGTCTCGGAGTCCTCTGAAGAAGAGGAACCAAtg GTAATACCACTGAGTGTACAAGAGCAAGAAATGGAGACCATGCATCAAAAATTGTTAGAGCGAGGCGTCAATGTTTCCGCCCAAACCCTGGCAAG GGGACTTTTACCACCCACACAAAGAGGATATGATGACTGCGTAGCAGACCTGCCACAAAAAACCTCCCTCGG CTTACTGAATCAGCCCGAAGCCTGGCTCGGAAATCTCTTTCGGAAGTACAAGTTAGCGGAGAGGGCATTAG TAAGAGCCAATGATCGTATGACCTTGCAGTCTGAGATGGAGGCTAAGAGGGCCGCCCGACCGCCACGgagcaagaagaagaaaagcaCCG
- the LOC117302940 gene encoding uncharacterized protein LOC117302940: MSSPTQVNTTDTPTTKRRFLGAARRKRPTSSVPFSPQQGTEQKFLTSDIDNLDSRQSTEDKQQTQTTDSCLSINDSTVQHGAQKRTLEGDSFNETVEKSSVLITPVRRGANGRKGLVSQNDNSTPSLRLKCLGETATSSLSSSCLDDQATPVQRLPVRNSLSGSARKRFRHDFKSPMRSNQGSSPKPAEQPDRAKSIESLQQTLEEIKTEIASLRNEGFCEDELRTHITKMHEYNELKDTGQMILGKIAMIDGVTTKDLYERFGLELND, encoded by the exons ATGTCCTCACCAACACAGGTAAATACAACTGATACTCCCACGACTAAACGACGTTTTCTTGGAGCTGCAAGAAGAAAAAGACCAACTTCCTCAGTGCCATTTTCACCTCAACAGGGAACAGAGCAAAAGTTTCTCACGAGCGACATTGACAACCTAGACTCGCGTCAGTCGACAGAGGACAAGCAGCAAACCCAAACCACCGATTCTTGCCTATCAATAAACGACTCAACTGTTCAACATGGTGCTCAGAAAAGAACTTTGGAAGGTGATTCATTCAATGAGACTGTAGAGAAATCCTCAGTTTTGATTACTCCAGTTCGCAGAGGGGCGAATGGTAGGAAAGGACTCGTTTCACAAAATGACAACTCTACTCCTAGTCTTAGGCTGAAATGTCTTGGGGAGACAGCCACATCTTCTCTGTCCTCATCTTGTCTGGATGACCAAGCAACACCCGTTCAACG GCTTCCAGTTAGAAACTCACTCAGTGGCTCTGCAAGGAAAAGATTCCGTCATGACTTCAAATCACCG ATGAGAAGCAACCAGGGCTCTTCACCGAAACCAGCGGAACAACCCGACAGGGCTAAAAGTATCGAAAGCTTGCAGCAAACCTTGGAAGAGATAAAGACAGAAATTGCATCCTTACGAAACGA GGGTTTTTGCGAGGATGAGCTCCGGACACACATCACTAAGATGCATGAATACAAtgagcttaaagacactggtcagATGATACTTGGAAAGATAG CCATGATAgatggagtaactaccaaagatCTTTATGAGAGGTTTGGTCTGGAGCTAAACGACTGA
- the LOC117302939 gene encoding uncharacterized protein LOC117302939 isoform X1 has translation MAVTADAMFMNWKVPTRLIVDEPSYKQQKERLLLDSKQRFYEDINGNRKYASPSNNVLKEVGKLREMDHKLLPSRRSHRTSTTHHVPPYGMFKQSREKDIIDEELKAASIGGIRKVATPGAPKLPAMPFSQSHQGGTDIKSQMSRNLKPRAMPAAQDWLKTAGMSQTKIINNAMQAADIDRTLNRALQPDSKKAVEKWLSTANERDREVAIEFFGSLAGSKLMGAKEIISSHQLHTDGKGQGTCKICDGSKLQDVMDALKKGKPVASVTLNKGCKQPSHNERRIQLLTPYTRSHKDEFQTWHHLPVFKHNGPVSNTIALFTRPHRPIPRHFTIHPEWD, from the exons ATGGCAGTGACGGCCGATGCG ATGTTCATGAACTGGAAGGTTCCAACTCGTCTTATTGTGGATGAGCCTTCTTATAAGCAGCAGAAAGAGCGGCTACTACTGGACAGCAAGCAGCGCTTCTACGAGGACATTAACGGCAATCGGAAAT ATGCCAGCCCCAGCAACAATGTCTTGAAGGAAGTGGGCAAACTCCGTGAGATGGACCACAAGCTCCTGCCATCTCGAAGGTCCCATAGGACCTCAACCACCCATCACGTGCCGCCGTACGGGATGTTCAAACAATCCAGGGAAAAGGACATCATTGATGAGGAACTGAAGGCAGCGTCCATAGGTGGAATCAGGAAGGTGGCGACTCCTGGAG CTCCAAAGTTGCCTGCCATGCCTTTCTCACAGTCTCATCAAGGTGGCACTGACATCAAGTCCCAG ATGTCTCGTAACTTGAAGCCCAGAGCCATGCCTGCCGCTCAGGACTGGCTCAAGACAGCCGGTATGAGCCAGACCAAGATTATCAACAATGCCATGCAGGCTGCCGATATAGACAGGACCCTCAACAGGGCGCTTCAACCTGATTCCAAGAAGGCTGTGGAGAAATGGCTGTCCACAGCTAACGAGCGAG ATCGCGAGGTGGCCATTGAGTTTTTCGGTTCCCTCGCTGGCAGCAAGTTGATGGGAGCTAAAGAGATCATTTCAAGTCACCAGCTCCACACCGACGGCAAAGGACAGGGTACTTGCAAGATTTGTGATGGAAGCAAACTGCAAGACGTCATGGATGCCCTCAAAAA GGGGAAACCTGTTGCCTCTGTGACACTCAACAAAGGTTGCAAACAGCCGAGTCACAACGAACGCCGAATCCAACTCCTCACACCCTACACACGGAGCCACAAAGACGAGTTCCAGACCTGGCACCACCTCCCTGTGTTCAAGCACAACGGACCTGTCTCAAACACCATTGCGCTGTTTACACGCCCCCATCGACCAATcccaagacactttaccatccATCCAGAATGGGATTAG